The following proteins come from a genomic window of Hydractinia symbiolongicarpus strain clone_291-10 chromosome 2, HSymV2.1, whole genome shotgun sequence:
- the LOC130629893 gene encoding tigger transposable element-derived protein 6-like, which produces MDCKARLFKPHGACVFYSICHIYTAVVQHLQFFGYLFNNADCKIAILFLFLWTFPDKLGLKILLIRVLQALFLIRMINDASSKPFERLFRTFSRKFKEFQKKDTLITMSSVAGSKRRIDNKSCKIKYKALKALEKGTAPKDVAKEFKIPPSTLSTWKKNKEKIYKQFNNGQTSKRSKPEKFEDVNKAVHKWLLMMRSENIPISGPMLKEKALEFAEALGVESFQASQGWMAKWKTRYGVSFKTIAGESRSVTEEMTAPWSETTLPTILSRYPLEDIFNADEFGLFFQCLPNKTLHMKGDKCPGGKHSKVRLTGLAAGNALGERLPMFVIGKSANPRCFKGVKTLPCRYRSQKKSWMSGELFEEWVRELDRKFSVSKRKIALIIDNCTAHPHVENLEWVELIFLPPNTTSRTQPMDQGIIRALKAKYRSLAVRKLIKALDEAKSTPKFSILAAMYMLRKAWDDVSNKTFTNCFRKSGISQKDAERAINEDDDPFKSLTSEVEEDPIPTLDAELSYIKRRFPDHINPDLSTEDFIDFDIEVSTSHGRLKTADIIAEITGTQDEELEEVDEEDKKEEDKITRPTAEQVRTAINVLEDLSIFSHFGEEMIASLRDLNRNIAKDFHMSCKQTVITDFFSK; this is translated from the exons ATGGACTGTAAGGCACGTCTGTTTAAACCACATGGGGCATGTGTGTTTT atTCCATatgtcacatatatactgcagttgttcAACACCTTCAATTTTTTGggtatttatttaataatgcagattgtaagATTGctatattgtttctttttttatggaC TTTTCCTGATAAATTGGGTCTAAAAATCTTGTTAATACGTGTTTTGCAGGCCTTATTTTTAATTCGAATGATTAATGATGCGTCATCCAAGCCTTTCGAACGTCTTTTTCGAACGTTTTcgagaaaatttaaagaatttcaaaagaaagacaCTCTCATAACAATGTCGTCTGTGGCAGGATCAAAGCGTCGAATTGACAATAAGTCGTGCAAAATCAAGTACAAAGCTCTTAAAGCGTTGGAAAAGGGTACTGCGCCAAAGGATGTGGCAAAAGAGTTCAAAATTCCTCCAAGCACCCTGtcaacttggaaaaaaaataaagaaaagatttaCAAGCAGTTTAACAACGGGCAAACATCGAAGAGATCAAAGCCAGAAAAATTCGAAGATGTGAACAAAGCTGTTCATAAATGGTTACTTATGATGAGGAGTGAGAATATCCCAATCAGTGGCCCGATGCTGAAAGAGAAAGCTCTTGAGTTTGCCGAAGCGTTGGGTGTCGAGTCATTTCAAGCTTCTCAGGGGTGGATGGCTAAATGGAAAACCAG GTATGGAGTATCCTTCAAAACCATCGCTGGAGAATCACGGTCCGTCACTGAGGAAATGACAGCGCCATGGTCGGAGACAACATTACCAACCATTCTCTCCCGCTATCCTCTGGAAGACATTTTTAACGCCGACGAATTTGGGCTTTTCTTTCAATGCCTTCCCAATAAAACTTTGCATATGAAAGGTGATAAGTGTCCTGGAGGAAAACACAGCAAAGTTAGACTTACAGGTTTAGCTGCTGGTAATGCCTTGGGGGAACGATTGCCAATGTTTGTAATCGGCAAGTCCGCCAACCCTCGTTGCTTTAAAGGTGTCAAAACACTACCCTGTCGATACCGTTCGCAAAAGAAGAGTTGGATGTCTGGAGAGCTGTTCGAAGAGTGGGTACGCGAGCTTGATCGAAAATTCTCTGTCTCTAAGCGAAAAATTGCTTTGATTATTGACAATTGTACCGCACATCCTCATGTTGAAAACCTGGAATGGGTAGAATTGATCTTTCTTCCTCCAAATACCACGTCCCGAACCCAACCTATGGACCAAGGAATTATCCGCGCCCTGAAAGCAAAATATCGATCGCTAGCAGTGCGGAAATTGATAAAAGCCTTGGACGAGGCAAAATCGACTCCGAAGTTCTCGATTCTTGCAGCTATGTACATGCTAAGGAAAGCATGGGATGATGTTTCCAACAAAACATTCACCAATTGCTTTCGAAAATCAGGAATTTCCCAAAAGGATGCAGAAAGAGCGATCAACGAAGATGACGacccttttaaaagtttaaccaGCGAAGTAGAAGAAGACCCAATTCCAACCCTCGATGCTGAACTCTCTTACATAAAACGAAGGTTTCCTGACCACATTAATCCTGACTTATCAACTGaagatttcattgattttgacaTTGAAGTCAGTACATCTCATGGGCGTCTGAAGActgctgacatcattgctgaGATCACTGGGACTCAAGACGAAGAATTAGAAGAGGTCGACGAAGAAGACAAGAAGGAAGAAGATAAGATCACAAGACCGACGGCCGAGCAAGTGCGTACAGCTATCAACGTCCTCGAAGACTTgagtattttttcacattttggagaaGAAATGATAGCTTCCCTGAGGGACTTGAATCGTAATATCGCCAAAGATTTTCATATGAGTTGTAAGCAAACAGTTATCACCGACTTCTtttctaaataa